A window from Drosophila willistoni isolate 14030-0811.24 chromosome XR unlocalized genomic scaffold, UCI_dwil_1.1 Seg143, whole genome shotgun sequence encodes these proteins:
- the LOC6645238 gene encoding LOW QUALITY PROTEIN: trypsin alpha-4 (The sequence of the model RefSeq protein was modified relative to this genomic sequence to represent the inferred CDS: deleted 1 base in 1 codon) has product MNKTVAKPLLPSIVTYVLCLHSCLVEYLQFCFRQKDEVYKSGGKVISLSVNTTMLWRWEYVILLIVLGSQLGETAVKRNNNNRSSKNKLRNKSIVKKPAKIQSRIVGGSTTSVSKTPYLVQVRRGSELCGGSIIADRWILTAAHCVKGHSPSQFQVRGGTNTLTGSDGVTRSVIFIAVAPKFTTKSMNMDAALLKLNQSMNGTNIATIAMAKSAPKAGSTVRIVGWGLTREGGSTSNQMRSAQIKVVGKTRCRKDYRSLATITNYMFCARGKNKDSCSGDSGGACTLNNKLVGIVSFGYGCGRAGYPGVYTTVSTIYKWANSVMANNS; this is encoded by the exons atgaataaaactgTTGCAAAGCCACTACTACCCA GCATTGTGACCTATGTTCTGTGTTTGCACAGTTGTCTCGTTGAATATctacaattttgttttcgcCAAAAAGATGAGGTATATAAGAGTGGTGGCAAGGTCATCAGCTTGTCAGTTAAC ACCACGATGCTTTGGCGCTGGGAATACGTTATCTTGCTTATAGTGCTTGGATCGCAGCTCGGCGAGACGGCCGTCAAAaggaataacaacaacaggagTAGCAAAAACAAACTGCGAAACAAAAGTATTGTAAAGAAGCCAGCCAAAATCCAGTCCCGCATTGTGGGAGGCAGTACCACATCAGTGAGTAAAACTCCATATCTGGTGCAAGTGCGTCGCGGTTCGGAGCTCTGCGGTGGTTCCATAATTGCCGATCGTTGGATTCTCACCGCTGCCCATTGTGTTAAGGGTCACAGTCCCTCCCAGTTTCAAGTGCGCGGTGGCACCAACACTCTAACTGGCAGCGATGGTGTGACACGTTCGGTCATTTTTATTGCCGTGGCACCCAAGTTCACGACCAAGTCCATGAATATGGATGCAGCCCTATTGAAATTGAATCAATCGATGAATGGAACAAATATTGCCACAATTGCCATGGCCAAGAGTGCACCCAAAGCGGGATCGACGGTGCGCATTGTGGGCTGGGGTTTGACCCGCGAAGGTGGCAGCACATCCAATCAAATGCGTTCAGCTCAGATTAAGGTTGTCGGTAAGACCCGTTGTCGCAAGGATTACCGTAGTTTGGCCACCATAACAAATTATATGTTCTGTGCCCGGGGCAAGAATAAGGATTCTTGCAGTGGCGATTCGGGCGGTGCGTGCACCCTCAACAACAAACTAGTGGGCATTGTCTCATTCGGTTATGGTTGCGGGCGAGCTGGTTATCCCGGGGTCTATACCACAGTATCGACCATATATAAATGGGCCAACAGTGTTATGGCCAATAACTCATAA
- the LOC6645239 gene encoding trypsin beta, protein MEWNTVQALDNQDIDTSDLKRNPRVVGGHRSEVTNHPYMVNIRRKGNFECGGSLITPYCVLTAAHCLKQGDPSDFVVRGGVSYLNDMRNPRLVRRILLPSTYNRSSLDDDVALLQLQQPLLSPIAKPIRLALRSPRPGTILRVSGWGLTDERSKVLPNQLHTVQVRVMAHSQCRDLYYGYRNITASMYCASVPGYKDACAADSGGPAVNPSGQLAGIVSWGKANQCAREQSPGVYTDIVYMYDWIRDNMQIYC, encoded by the coding sequence ATGGAATGGAATACTGTTCAGGCATTGGATAATCAAGATATCGATACAAGCGATTTGAAACGAAATCCACGTGTTGTGGGCGGACATCGCAGTGAAGTGACAAATCATCCGTATATGGTGAATATCAGGCGTAAAGGGAATTTCGAATGTGGCGGCTCGTTGATAACGCCATATTGTGTCCTAACCGCTGCCCATTGCCTAAAACAAGGAGATCCTAGTGATTTTGTGGTACGCGGTGGCGTTAGCTATCTGAATGATATGCGGAATCCGCGATTGGTGCGTCGAATTCTATTGCCCAGCACATACAATCGATCATCTCTGGATGACGATGTGGCTTTGCTGCAATTACAACAGCCTCTATTATCACCCATTGCGAAACCCATACGTTTGGCCTTGCGATCACCGCGTCCGGGCACAATTCTCCGTGTCTCTGGCTGGGGTCTGACCGATGAGAGGTCAAAAGTACTGCCCAATCAATTGCATACGGTGCAAGTGCGTGTGATGGCGCATAGCCAATGTAGGGATCTATATTATGGCTATCGAAATATTACAGCTAGCATGTATTGTGCCTCTGTGCCGGGCTATAAGGATGCATGTGCGGCCGATTCTGGCGGCCCGGCAGTTAATCCCAGTGGCCAATTGGCTGGCATTGTTTCATGGGGCAAGGCCAATCAGTGTGCTAGAGAGCAAAGTCCGGGTGTCTATACCGACATCGTTTATATGTACGATTGGATTAGGGATAATATGCAAATATATTGCTAG
- the LOC6645240 gene encoding protein KIAA0100, with protein sequence MLLQLMVFCLLLFLLIYWILPTGISWYLIKRFRVKVRIGRITLPYLSLKNVHISKSGFSVQIEEVCLRSSFFTTEVTKLLSIYIRDIRINKDIHSSGGSSAGVGSSHNQHTDEGVGIEAAGFSWPPKEDDSTSGKGVPDFRQTKVPASIITFAQFMAVHVNNISVVLMNNDFDPGWFIHATAKELHLDGSIVQNARVLLVNASLSEAQAKMLRHCSQAASRRQSLENNLHKIRPCLGEVSFDVALDASLFAQGPLSMDTLSLVINNAKSVIHGGLYEFLSEAKQRTTTSSSSTQQRRLHEAFASSRNSNSNSYDNDNYEKLAPIIPKNFNFSIKAATFSAVKENSQNDFSAKLQLFQITGKFNSKMVAKLVFQHLDIDTKYEKLLFVEQFTIDSKLEKDIFNLYVKLKTFQIIYNHSEIYDFVNNNFLARQRRSSSHHQSLHLHKQKSLPNHLYLDRAAETCLKAKQQREGGILEWIMQRIVVKGCAELWNVSLLMKLEDEHIAMSVSHTRFVLEQIEEKRSSLYNNKFLNLLLNQRQWTMELMVETLWSNLGNSINDTNNLKKTHSPGSPFFLGVSLVKLCSYANTTKLDISVHTFRTEYSMQLAEFIVKSMACLKQYGGLEAKKTKPQLKRLSEQDAEEEFGKSLRISVNIKDITAYFVNHYNVYILLSFSEINLSKALHISTLQLEDYQMAIMRSMTGSSLCLTDFQDVFANCKMIRLQHEQMKDTLGKLSVYIPGNIEVSWNSNLHMHLYTLARDMIDLKDELALPKSKELNESAKSSPNLIIELSAERSFMAELKLSDRHSIQIFVESLFFSHKERDMVYAKNVLVHIDDQHIFTVKELDMQSLPRLEVLTHERLNVPGFTLPSNKVWVTSIGSFKAIFPYDHDFYDAINNECVSHFKWLKLVHNYKKKPFTVNSPLPSDLVIKIKEFLLEISDDPFEVKLRDNYVLLVDEYLESLKRKNLFDKKIAELCSERLLVPAGTIESLYANLVKKNSEIYIQRSKKIRESGPVRTRLLAWIMTDVEIMAMADPSIHGYENVTRIMRDIDSESPWPEEGLQFTTLWCRGVNISCSEWKFMLRDFPQPMFYVKSMRLYGNLCGAEQMASKRAKRDVFIEVGEPFETNVVQRSMPSIKFYHDFDCELESCSYAFGPCWEPVMAQCNLSFEKISAPSKDPSPPLPFWDKMRLLLHGRLTLIAKQFTVLLHASLDPYNTTEEMELTWNNCGIIWTNAKIMFKGELNVTVRTASRYDDCRLLHFPNLKLTFKLNWVCLANPNDHHAVMPCAPDKLPEYSSNQVHDSFRAYRSLNLNIWISFETKPKAGDEVEFDIPSLVLYGSTLRWFESLKLILSGVTRPTRRGPVFNNVRPRKKQLSRHYKKANLQMCLHKFQVLYWMSHALHKGFQLNGRRVSFSSEYCLTLNPIDDGLIHRPRADWSTVYMNCELNDAEIWLKSIVTEKMDSSSENLAAASADALRIVRFYFLSVAKVSYGREALMPSAASSAEEDAKSKSGTPTHKLVVYDLKGAWTKSNRDVAFALFDSFMKSQKLKNNLSTEAVKSYRQEGGNSAAVMKHKRSDSTITLSSTSSEVLPIVNAKKAPGQIHATAMLQQLIAEADHKFNVYSDDHSTQSRELQLQGLQACSAQDVIHENWSISLVNSQVLLKGCETSGYVIISAAKAEILQRVHRPVWRDRSLISKTTWKGLLECMQYYATVSAGDDSLLEKEIMWLTVDNIQDKDETVINNLPEDISHLVGSGRSVGGVVSETVGAFLSDNSGESQPVQLQRIVSKCKCEFFYVSYGDAIDPNSIIEVPPPPSEESLSPWEKQDDPVDAFTLMHHDLDVCTNSLQYAMILDIVNNLLLYVEPQRKQAAEKLARMRFQLQLHSTEDQKRPIQQKQTLIRSLLMKIRSLEKDIHLISKERFEEGDTLDLRVDFERVQQQIRESKEELNTYSEELDMMLLCYKETQLSQLSKISNVRSDKSVTMVRANEICFKRAQWRLTETDGQIGIADLVLSAFLYTKKSKSDDSVEHLLELGNIRMENLLPREIYRDVLLATEIQKDMPVDTHKRVLRIFCREKPPVGGISVKEHFEINVAPITIAITKKFYSTMLKFCFPDRDASETEASEDLDENSSTTSASSTNLQSLKSSAGSSSVSLSTASTSSSSKRSGKSKKSNKDSEFYVKIEKDDVEKMKERAEKNKLFIYIKIPEVPVRVSYKGNKEKNLEDITDYSLVIPTLEYHNVTWTWLDLLLAMKSVSKRVIVSQAIKQKLQIHRRQPVLSAGERATPQEEDKAKMLFGNRLLNENRHQRKGGGVFKFPSSGAGGSGSSNSK encoded by the exons ATGCTGCTACAGTTAAtggtattttgtttattactaTTCCTGTTGATCTATTG GATTTTGCCCACAGGCATTAGCTGGTATTTGATAAAACGTTTTCGGGTCAAAGTGCGCATTGGTCGCATCACTTTGCCATATTTATCCTTAAAGAACGTGCACATTAGTAAGAGTGGATTTTCTGTG CAAATCGAAGAAGTATGCCTACGCAGCAGTTTCTTTACCACAGAGGTAACAAAGCTCCTGTCCATTTACATAAGGGACATCCGCATCAACAAGGACATTCACAGCAGCGGTGGTAGTAGTGCCGGCGTTGGCAGCAGTCATAATCAGCATACAGATGAGGGAGTTGGCATCGAGGCCGCCGGCTTTAGTTGGCCTCCCAAGGAAGATGATAGTACTAGTGGCAAGGGTGTGCCGGACTTTCGGCAGACCAAAGTACCTGCCAGCATTATAACCTTTGCCCAGTTTATGGCTGTGCATGTAAATAACATATCCGTGGTCCTAATGAATAATGATTTCGATCCCGGCTGGTTTATACATGCCACAGCCAAAGAGTTGCATCTGGATGGCAGCATTGTGCAAAATGCCAGAGTTCTCTTGGTAAATGCTTCATTGAGCGAGGCTCAAGCTAAAATGTTAAGGCATTGTAGTCAAGCAGCATCAAGGCGACAATCCCTGGAAAATAATCTTCATAAGATACGTCCGTGTTTGGGTGAAGTTAGTTTTGATGTCGCATTAGATGCCTCGTTATTTGCGCAAGGACCTCTATCAATGGACACACTGAGCTTGGTCATTAATAATGCCAAATCCGTTATACATGGCGGTCTATATGAATTTCTAAGCGAAGCAAAACAAAGGACAACGACATCCTCATCCTCCACCCAACAGCGTCGTCTCCATGAGGCATTTGCTTCATCTCGcaacagcaatagcaataGCTACGACAACGATAACTATGAAAAGCTAGCTCCAATTATACCaaagaattttaattttagcatTAAGGCAGCAACATTTTCGGCGGTGAAGGAAAATTCCCAAAATGATTTTAGTGCCAAGTTGCAGCTGTTTCAAATTACTGGTAAATTCAATTCTAAAATGGTGGCCAAATTGGTTTTCCAGCATTTGGATATTGATACCAAATATGAAAAGTTGCTCTTCGTTGAACAATTTACTATTGATTCTAAG CTTGAAAAAgacatttttaatttgtacGTGAAGCTCAAGACATTCCAAATCATTTACAATCATAGCGAAATTTATGACTttgtaaataataattttttggcCCGTCAAAGGAGAAGCAGCAGTCATCATCAGTCATTGCATTTGCACAAACAGAAATCACTTCCCAATCACTTATATCTTGACCGTGCAGCGGAAACTTGCCTTAAAGCCAAACAACAGCGCGAAGGTGGCATTTTAGAATGGATAATGCAGCGTATAGTGGTCAAAGGATGTGCTGAATTGTGGAATGTTTCATTGTTAATGAAACTGGAAGACGAGCATATAGCTATGAGTGTTAGTCACACACGATTTGTTCTCGAACAGATTGAGGAGAAGCGCAGCTCActgtataataataaatttctcAATTTGCTGCTAAATCAGCGACAATGGACTATGGAGCTAATGGTAGAGACTCTTTGGTCGAATTTGGGCAATTCTATAAATGATACAAACAATCTAAAGAAGACCCATTCTCCGGGTTCGCCCTTCTTTTTGGGCGTTAGCCTAGTAAAATTGTGCTCCTATGCTAATACCACAAAATTGGACATATCAGTGCATACATTTCGTACAGAATATAGCATGCAATTGGCTGAGTTTATTGTCAAGTCAATGGCTTGTCTGAAGCAGTATGGTGGCTTAGAAGCCAAGAAGACAAAGCCACAACTAAAGAGATTATCAGAACAGGATGCAGAGGAAGAATTTGGAAAATCATTAAGAATATCTGTGAATATCAAAGATATAACAGCGTATTTTGTGAATCACTACAATGTGTATATATTGCTAAGCTTCTCAGAGATTAACCTGTCTAAAGCTCTTCATATATCTACACTGCAGTTAGAAGACTATCAAATGGCCATCATGCGATCCATGACTGGCTCATCATTATGTCTTACTGATTTTCAAGATGTTTTTGCCAATTGTAAAATGATACGATTACAGCATGAACAGATGAAAGATACGTTGGGCAAGCTTTCAGTGTATATACCCGGCAACATTGAAGTCTCGTGGAACTCAAATTTACATATGCACCTTTATACATTAGCCAGAGATATGATTGATCTAAAAGACGAATTAGCCTTGCCCAAATCGAAAGAGTTGAACGAATCTGCCAAATCTAGTCCAAACTTAATAATAGAATTGTCAGCGGAACGCAGTTTTATGGCCGAATTGAAACTATCGGATCGTCATTCTATACAAATCTTTGTAGAAAGTCTCTTCTTTAGTCACAAAGAACGTGATATGGTTTATGCGAAGAACGTTTTAGTCCATATTGATGATCAGCATATATTTACCGTTAAGGAATTGGATATGCAATCTCTGCCACGTCTAGAGGTCCTAACCCATGAAAGACTCAACGTTCCCGGCTTTACATTACCATCGAATAAAGTTTGGGTCACCTCTATTGGATCTTTCAAGGCCATATTTCCGTACGATCATGATTTTTATGATGCCATTAATAATGAGTGTGTCTCACATTTCAAATGGCTCAAACTTGTGCACAATTACAAGAAGAAACCCTTCACCGTTAACTCACCCCTGCCTAGTGATTTGGtaattaaaatcaaagaaTTCCTATTGGAGATTAGTGACGATCCGTTTGAGGTGAAATTGCGGGATAACTATGTACTTTTGGTGGACGAGTATTTAGAAAGTTTAAAAcgtaaaaatttgtttgataaAAAAATCGCTGAACTTTGCTCGGAGCGTCTATTAGTGCCAGCAGGCACCATTGAGAGTCTCTATGCGAATCTTGTAAAAAAGAATTCCGAGATTTATATACAACGTTCAAAGAAAATACGCGAAAGTGGTCCAGTAAGGACGCGCCTTTTGGCCTGGATTATGACAGATGTGGAAATAATGGCCATGGCAGATCCATCGATTCACGGCTATGAGAATGTCACAAGGATTATGCGAGACATCGATTCAGAAAGTCCTTGGCCCGAAGAGGGATTACAATTTACCACTCTCTGGTGTCGTGGAGTCAATATCAGCTGCTCTGAGTGGAAATTTATGTTGAG GGATTTTCCCCAACCCATGTTCTATGTAAAGTCAATGCGCCTCTATGGCAATCTCTGTGGCGCAGAACAAATGGCTTCGAAACGTGCCAAACGTGATGTTTTTATTGAGGTGGGTGAACCGTTCGAAACCAATGTGGTGCAACGGAGCATGCCCTCGATAAAGTTCTATCATGATTTCGATTGTGAACTGGAGAGCTGTAGCTATGCGTTTGGTCCCTGCTGGGAGCCAGTGATGGCTCAATGCAATTTAAGTTTTGAAAAGATTTCGGCTCCCTCGAAAGATCCTTCACCTCCGCTGCCGTTCTGGGATAAAATGCGATTACTGCTGCATGGACGCTTGACTCTGATAGCTAAACAATTTACAGTTCTGTTACATGCGTCTTTGGATCCCTATAATACAACCGAGGAGATGGAATTGACGTGGAATAATTGTGGCATCATATGGACAAATGCCAAAATAATGTTCAAGGGAGAACTCAAT gTGACTGTACGAACCGCTTCACGATACGATGATTGCCGTTTGTTGCATTTTCCAAATCTTAAGCTTACCTTCAAGCTAAATTGGGTCTGTTTGGCTAATCCGAACGATCATCATGCCGTAATGCCATGCGCACCGGATAAATTACCTGAGTATTCCAGCAATCAAGTGCATGATTCGTTTCGTGCCTATCGTTCGCTTAATCTCAATATTTGGATATCATTCGAGACGAAGCCAAAGGCCGGAGATGAAGTAGAATTTGATATTCCTAGTCTTGTGCTATATGGCAGCACGTTACGTTGGTTTGAGAGCCTCAAGCTAATCCTATCGGGAGTGACACGTCCCACACGTCGTGGCCCCGTATTCAACAATGTGCGACCTCGAAAGAAGCAATTGAGTCGCCATTACAAAAAGGCCAATCTACAAATGTGTCTTCacaaatttcaagttttaTATTGGATGTCGCATGCGCTGCACAAGGGATTCCAGTTAAATGGACGTCGGGTGTCTTTCAGTTCGGAATATTGCCTAACACTAAATCCCATAGATGATGGTCTAATACACCGACCACGAGCGGATTGGTCAACAGTCTATATGAATTGTGAGCTTAATGATGCTGAAATCTGGTTGAAGAGCATTGTGACCGAGAAAATGGATAGCAGCTCAGAGAATTTAGCGGCAGCCAGTGCCGATGCCTTAAGGATAGTTCGTTTCTATTTCTTGAGCGTGGCTAAGGTTTCCTACGGTCGCGAGGCTCTGATGCCCTCAGCAGCGAGCAGTGCCGAAGAGGATGCCAAATCAAAATCGGGCACACCAACCCACAAGCTGGTGGTATATGATCTGAAAGGAGCCTGGACCAAAAGCAATCGGGACGTTGCATTTGCTCTGTTCGATTCATTCATGAAATCACAGAAACTGAAGAATAATCTATCCACAGAGGCAGTAAAGAGTTATCGCCAAGAGGGAGGCAACTCGGCAGCCGTAATGAAACACAAACGTAGTGATAGCACCATTACCTTATCGAGCACCAGCAGTGAGGTTTTGCCAA TTGTAAATGCTAAGAAGGCCCCTGGTCAAATACATGCCACAGCCATGTTACAGCAACTGATCGCCGAGGCCGATCataaatttaatgtttataGTGATGATCATAGCACCCAGTCAAGGGAACTGCAGCTGCAAGGCTTACAGGCCTGCTCCGCACAAGATGTGATACATGAGAATTGGTCCATCAGTTTGGTCAATTCACAGGTGCTACTGAAGGGCTGTGAAACTTCGGGTTATGTGATAATTAGTGCCGCCAAAGCAGAGATCTTGCAACGTGTTCATCGTCCTGTATGGAGGGATCGTTCCCTCATTTCGAAGACCACATGGAAAGGACTGCTCGAGTGCATGCAGTACTATGCTACAGTTAGTGCTGGTGATGATTCCCTTCTCGAAAAAGAGATCATGTGGCTGACCGTTGATAATATCCAAGATAAGGATGAAACAGTGATCAATAATCTACCAGAAGATATATCCCATTTGGTGGGAAGTGGTAGAAGTGTAGGCGGTGTTGTCTCCGAGACAGTGGGTGCCTTTTTGAGTGACAATTCCGGGGAATCGCAACCAGTGCAATTGCAGAGAATTgtttcaaaatgtaaatgtgAATTTTTCTATGTGAGCTATGGCGATGCCATTGATCCGAATAGCATTATTGAAgtgcctcctcctccttcggAAGAATCTTTGTCACCATGGGAGAAGCAAGATGATCCTGTTGACGCCTTTACACTGATGCATCACGATTTGGATGTGTGCACCAATTCTCTGCAATACGCAATGATATTGGATATTGTAAACAATCTGTTGCTCTATGTGGAACCACAACGCAAACAAGCAGCTGAAAAGCTGGCCAGAATGCGTTTCCAGCTGCAATTGCACTCTACGGAAGATCAAAAGAGACCCATTCAGCAAAAGCAGACACTAATACGTAGTCTTCTGATGAAAATACGTTCCCTAGAGAAGGACATTCATTTAATTAGCAAAGAGCGCTTCGAAGAAGGTGACACTTTAGATTTACGTGTAGATTTTGAACGTGTGCAACAGCAAATCCGTGAAAGTAAAGAAGAATTGAATACCTACAGCGAGGAGTTGGATATGATGTTGCTTTGCTATAAGGAAACACAACTGTCCCAGCTCAGTAAAATATCCAATGTTCGTTCCGACAAGTCCGTGACCATGGTCCGAGCCAATGAGATTTGTTTCAAACGTGCTcaatggcggctaacagagaCTGATGGTCAGATTGGTATTGCCGATTTGGTGCTAAGTGCTTTTCTCTATACCAAAAAATCCAAGAGCGATGATTCTGTGGAGCATTTACTTGAACTAGGTAACATACGCATGGAGAATCTATTGCCACGTGAGATATATCGTGATGTCCTATTGGCCACTGAAATACAAAAGGACATGCCTGTGGATACACACAAACGTGTTCTACGCATCTTTTGTAGGGAGAAGCCACCAGTTGGTGGTATCTCAGTTAAGGAACACTTTGAAATCAATGTGGCACCGATTACCATAGCCATTACAAAGAAATTCTACAGTACTATGCTGAAGTTTTGTTTTCCCGATCGTGATGCCTCCGAGACGGAGGCTAGTGAAGATTTAGACGAGAACTCCTCAACTACCTCAGCATCATCGACAAATTTGCAATCACTTAAATCATCGGCAGGCTCGTCCTCTGTTTCCCTATCGACTGCATCAACATCGTCATCCTCCAAAAGATctggcaaaagcaaaaagagcAACAAGGATTCTGAATTCTAtgtgaaaattgaaaaagacgATGTCGAAAAGATGAAGGAGCGTgccgaaaaaaataaactctTCATTTACATTAAAATTCCCGAAGTGCCTGTTCGCGTCAGCTATAAGGGTAACAAGGAGAAAAATCTAGAGGATATTACTGATTATTCATTAGTCATACCCACTTTGGAGTATCATAATGTGACTTGGACTTGGTTGGACCTATTGCTGGCCATGAAATCGGTCAGCAAGCGGGTGATTGTCTCGCAGGCCATTAAACAGAAGTTGCAAATTCATCGCCGGCAACCGGTTCTAAGCGCAGGCGAACGGGCCACACCCCAAGAAGAGGATAAGGCCAAAATGCTATTTGGCAATCGATTGTTG AATGAGAACCGACATCAGCGTAAGGGAGGCGGTGTTTTCAAATTTCCATCCAGCGGCGccggcggcagcggcagcagcaacagcaagtgA
- the LOC6645241 gene encoding mediator of RNA polymerase II transcription subunit 4 produces MSFHLSTKERLLLLIDDIEMIAKELIEQAHQKISSNELVDLLDLLVSKDEEFRKMLELAEEQAKVEESMDKLRAKVEVHDREIQKLQKSLKDAELILSTAIFQARQKLASINQANKRPVSSEELIKYAHRISSANAVSAPLTWCIGDLRRPYPTDIEMRNGLLGKSEQNLNGSGPMTHQNSGLTTDQRSLGSGSGSGSGSGGGGGGSSGGGGSGEVPNAFQNQFNWNLGELHMMGASGGSVALETRAQDDVEVMSTDSSSSSSSDSQ; encoded by the exons ATGTCGTTCCATTTGAGCACAAAAGAGCGGTTACTTTTGTTAATTGATGACATCGAAATGATTGCCAAAGAGCTTATTGAGCAGGCACATCAGAAAATATCTAGCAACGAGTTAGTGGATTTGTTAGACCTGCTAGTCTCCAAAGATGAGGAATTTCGCAAAATGTTAGAACTGGCCGAGGAgcaagccaaagtggaagagTCAATGGATAAACTAAGAGCTAAAGTGGAGGTGCAC GACCGGGAAAtacaaaaactacaaaagTCTCTAAAAGATGCCGAACTCATTCTTTCCACGGCAATATTCCAGGCACGGCAAAAACTGGCTAGCATCAATCAGGCCAACAAACGACCTGTATCATCAGAGGAATTGATCAAATATGCCCATCGCATTAGTTCGGCAAACGCTGTTAGTGCTCCGTTGACATGGTGCATTGGCGATCTACGACGACCATATCCCACAGACATTGAGATGCGAAATGGACTGTTGGGCAAATCCGAGCAGAATCTCAATGGTAGTGGACCCATGACACATCAAAATAGTGGCTTAACCACTGACCAGCGTAGTTTGGGGAGTGGTAGTGGGAGCGGCAGCGGCAGTGGcggaggtggtggtggtagtAGCGGGGGCGGCGGCAGTGGAGAGGTACCCAACGCGtttcaaaatcaatttaattggAATCTGGGTGAACTGCATATGATGGGCGCGTCAGGCGGTTCAGTGGCATTGGAGACACGCGCTCAAGATGATGTAGAAGTAATGTCCACAGATAGTTCGAGTTCCAGTTCAAGTGATTCGCAATAA